In Streptomyces sp. NBC_01551, one DNA window encodes the following:
- the aroQ gene encoding type II 3-dehydroquinate dehydratase codes for MLVLNGPNLGRLGSREPGIYGTTTYAGLVEECRALGKELGLDVDVRQTDDEGQLVRWLHEAADRELPVVLNPAAFTHYSYAVRDAVAQRTAPLIEVHLSQPHAREAFRHHSVVSAVASGTVAGLGIGSYRLALHAIAAG; via the coding sequence GTGCTCGTCCTCAACGGCCCCAACCTGGGCCGGCTCGGCTCGCGCGAACCGGGGATCTACGGGACCACCACGTACGCCGGGCTCGTCGAGGAGTGCCGGGCCCTGGGCAAGGAACTCGGGCTCGACGTGGACGTGCGCCAGACCGACGACGAGGGGCAGCTGGTGCGCTGGCTCCACGAGGCCGCCGACCGCGAGCTGCCCGTCGTACTGAACCCGGCGGCCTTCACCCACTACTCGTACGCGGTCCGGGACGCGGTGGCGCAGCGCACGGCCCCGCTGATCGAGGTCCACCTCTCCCAGCCGCACGCCCGCGAGGCGTTCCGGCACCACTCGGTGGTCTCCGCCGTCGCCAGCGGCACCGTCGCCGGGCTGGGCATCGGGTCGTACCGGCTGGCCCTGCACGCGATCGCCGCCGGCTGA